The following are encoded in a window of Mycobacterium vicinigordonae genomic DNA:
- a CDS encoding O-antigen ligase family protein: MIVYLRTRHRLAMAAAVLALFGFGCFVYGALSVRNTTQGILLVGLTFFLIVYWAKPELMIGLALFLGCAALPQGLHVGKVIGPVSIYASHVVLILAICFVLPVVRLRMSDYLLPGMFGIVVIYFAAVGFSTGHHTGIVVREATFLFEMLAGFVLALVVVYGDYVILSIHAMAFTLWFSAGMAILGSSGGIRLAGRTESLQADTGDAANRVITSSLIPAIAVLTALVAAQIAGRVKPSAYLALGLPALVIAVLAFSRNTILSVGVAAVVAFFASMGWSAVRRAARLTLTGAGILAVTIPLALFLLGDSTAGVWLANQITGFSHRVLGRSTGTALTEDPSTLARFAEDRHLNDAIAAAPVFGHGLGYAYQLPFGGDDPSEFTQTLGTTYAHNFYLWWLAKSGAIGMTGFAVFALTPLVRALRSASVPAKVSAATSVGLLVMCVIDPLPEDPANSMTLGIALGAAMAFATLGRRRVRPELEEPATDDYAARPASVPDGVAR, translated from the coding sequence GTGATCGTCTACCTGCGCACTCGGCACCGCTTGGCGATGGCCGCTGCGGTATTGGCGCTGTTCGGATTCGGCTGCTTCGTCTACGGCGCGCTCTCGGTGCGCAACACCACCCAGGGCATCCTGCTGGTTGGACTGACGTTCTTCCTGATCGTGTACTGGGCCAAGCCGGAGTTGATGATCGGGCTGGCACTGTTTCTGGGCTGCGCGGCGCTGCCGCAGGGCTTACATGTGGGCAAAGTGATTGGCCCCGTTTCGATTTACGCCTCGCACGTGGTGCTGATCCTGGCCATCTGCTTCGTGTTGCCGGTGGTGCGGCTGCGCATGTCCGACTATCTGCTGCCCGGCATGTTCGGGATTGTGGTCATTTACTTTGCCGCCGTTGGATTTTCAACCGGACACCATACTGGGATAGTGGTGCGTGAGGCGACCTTCCTGTTCGAGATGCTCGCGGGATTCGTCCTGGCGCTGGTCGTGGTGTACGGCGACTACGTCATCCTGTCGATTCACGCGATGGCTTTCACACTGTGGTTTTCGGCGGGTATGGCGATCCTGGGCTCTTCGGGAGGCATTCGGTTGGCCGGCCGCACCGAGAGCCTGCAGGCCGACACCGGAGACGCCGCCAACCGGGTGATCACGTCCAGCCTCATCCCGGCCATCGCCGTGCTTACCGCGCTGGTGGCCGCTCAGATAGCCGGTCGGGTCAAGCCGTCGGCCTACCTCGCGCTGGGCCTGCCGGCGTTGGTGATCGCGGTGTTGGCGTTCTCGCGCAATACGATCCTGTCGGTGGGCGTCGCCGCCGTCGTCGCGTTCTTCGCCAGCATGGGCTGGTCGGCGGTGCGCCGGGCCGCCCGGCTCACCCTAACCGGTGCCGGCATCCTGGCGGTGACGATCCCGCTGGCGCTGTTCCTGCTCGGCGATTCCACGGCAGGGGTGTGGTTGGCCAACCAGATCACTGGGTTCAGCCACCGCGTGCTAGGCAGGTCGACCGGGACCGCGCTCACCGAGGACCCCTCGACGTTGGCCAGGTTCGCCGAGGACCGGCACCTCAATGACGCGATCGCTGCGGCCCCAGTGTTCGGACATGGTTTGGGGTATGCCTACCAGCTGCCGTTCGGGGGAGATGACCCAAGCGAATTCACTCAGACGCTGGGCACCACCTATGCCCACAACTTCTACTTGTGGTGGCTCGCGAAGTCCGGCGCGATTGGCATGACGGGGTTTGCGGTGTTCGCACTGACACCGCTGGTGCGGGCACTGCGCAGTGCGTCGGTGCCCGCGAAGGTCAGTGCGGCGACAAGTGTTGGGCTACTGGTGATGTGCGTCATCGATCCGCTGCCCGAGGACCCGGCCAACTCGATGACGCTGGGCATCGCGCTGGGGGCCGCGATGGCGTTCGCCACCCTGGGGCGGCGCCGCGTCCGCCCGGAGTTGGAAGAGCCCGCGACTGACGACTACGCGGCGCGGCCGGCCTCGGTGCCCGATGGAGTGGCCCGATGA
- a CDS encoding polysaccharide biosynthesis tyrosine autokinase: MDFRTFVRTILLHWKLVVGAVLACLAGAAAITAFQTKSYESSATVLLSFSGETDLMQVYQGTQAAQERLSSYAAIAGGHAVAERAVEQFHLPVSADILASETKVAFTPKSTLFTITVTDTEPNRAAALAKAVADEFTIMVGTLGSGPKVPAAPVAPQPTAAPPPPSAAPASDQPPADDTTTPVSATTTVSAPDPQQVSTQQTSPPPAQLPVARATVVEQPGVPDKPVKPVPVRNMAMGLVAGLLLGTGVALTREAADRTVRDRAKLESLTGLPTLAELPGHRGNAPRFGTDISFDDAVRGLRARLLRAMGPGTNRVLLTAPFGGEGTTTTAINLARAFAELGEDVLLIEGDPRRPTIAGLLKVESGEGLSNALSNPDIATEATKPTSIPKLFVLAARAVRRETMPTSAFLPEVLDKVLKDVAKTFERTVVDGPPVLASADSGLLGGAVDATVLVARAGRTTEDELSDAITALRAAGAHVVGTVLTDARIARHTRAATRTYRAKVSGPA, translated from the coding sequence ATGGATTTCCGCACGTTTGTCCGGACGATCCTGCTGCACTGGAAGCTGGTTGTCGGTGCCGTCCTGGCATGCCTGGCCGGCGCGGCGGCCATCACGGCCTTTCAGACCAAGAGCTACGAATCCTCGGCCACCGTCCTGCTCTCCTTCTCCGGTGAAACCGACTTGATGCAGGTGTACCAGGGTACGCAGGCCGCCCAGGAACGCCTATCCTCCTACGCGGCGATCGCTGGTGGTCACGCCGTGGCCGAACGGGCCGTCGAGCAATTCCACCTGCCGGTAAGCGCGGATATCCTGGCCAGCGAGACCAAGGTGGCATTCACCCCGAAGTCGACGCTATTCACCATCACCGTTACCGACACTGAACCCAATCGCGCTGCGGCGCTGGCCAAGGCGGTCGCCGACGAGTTCACCATCATGGTCGGCACACTGGGCTCCGGTCCGAAAGTCCCCGCCGCACCCGTGGCGCCGCAGCCCACGGCGGCCCCGCCGCCACCCTCGGCTGCGCCCGCCAGCGACCAGCCACCGGCGGATGACACCACCACGCCGGTGTCGGCGACGACGACGGTGTCGGCACCGGACCCGCAGCAGGTGTCGACGCAGCAGACCTCTCCGCCGCCGGCGCAATTGCCGGTGGCCCGGGCTACCGTCGTTGAACAGCCTGGCGTCCCCGACAAGCCGGTCAAGCCCGTGCCGGTGCGCAACATGGCGATGGGCCTGGTCGCCGGATTGCTGTTGGGCACCGGGGTGGCGCTCACCCGCGAGGCCGCCGACCGCACGGTGCGCGACCGCGCGAAACTGGAAAGCCTCACCGGGTTGCCGACGCTGGCCGAATTGCCTGGGCACCGCGGCAATGCGCCCCGGTTCGGCACCGACATCTCCTTCGACGATGCGGTACGCGGTCTGCGCGCGCGGCTGCTGCGGGCGATGGGGCCCGGTACCAACCGGGTGCTGCTGACGGCACCGTTCGGCGGTGAGGGGACGACGACGACAGCGATCAACCTGGCCCGGGCCTTTGCCGAGCTGGGTGAGGACGTGCTGCTGATCGAGGGGGACCCGCGCCGGCCGACGATCGCCGGGCTGCTGAAGGTCGAGTCCGGAGAAGGGCTGTCCAACGCGCTGTCCAATCCCGACATCGCCACCGAGGCAACCAAACCGACGTCGATTCCCAAACTGTTCGTTTTGGCGGCCCGGGCGGTACGCCGAGAGACCATGCCCACCAGCGCCTTCCTGCCCGAAGTGCTGGACAAGGTGCTCAAGGACGTGGCGAAGACCTTCGAGCGCACCGTGGTTGACGGTCCGCCGGTGCTGGCTTCAGCCGACTCCGGCCTGCTCGGTGGCGCGGTGGACGCCACGGTGCTGGTGGCGCGGGCAGGTCGGACCACCGAGGACGAATTGTCCGACGCGATAACCGCGCTTCGCGCGGCCGGCGCCCACGTGGTGGGCACGGTGCTGACCGACGCCCGCATTGCCCGGCACACCAGGGCAGCCACCCGGACCTACCGCGCCAAGGTCAGTGGCCCGGCGTGA